A stretch of Dysidea avara chromosome 5, odDysAvar1.4, whole genome shotgun sequence DNA encodes these proteins:
- the LOC136257025 gene encoding netrin receptor unc-40-like, with protein MTVTLTLLELVLFFGVCQAQPSATVVSSPAENGSNGFPVSTALTLTCVITPTPGDGVSVSYEWVETCNRDGGSPPCFGSGGLTTATIGTSRLQPYDSGTYECRPVVDGLMIFSGPFAVRVTGAVLETVDGINAMDIGNYTFYYHDNVPPVIYCKSGLSGNTLSLGGWFFNDQPIGDDPVNCPASTSFAAETPSSSNPGVLPLVQCSGFGGFQLHLQSEGLYTCRIMDIDFQIHVLQVGFYFRRGAPSLSGPFIPDANYTIGVTLNVGCLANGPPPDQFFMTRNGVVIDDSYSTIEYSASSGQFFIQHPIPSLSPDDYGVYTCTYMIPVFSGGNRSNSIPLGGPTIPPQNFTATSITTESFTLSWTPMAGFQPGGIQIGYDIMCNPGNRLIRFIGSVSSVVVTSLLSYTMYSCTIFGYSQIVGPVSDPLSITTLQAAPSEPQSFGVTVVNSSAVFVSWEEPAMINGILSRYTLYYSIGGVGDSMPVENMTHTHIIANLQPYQEITVNISATTGGGEGPFTLSMTVRTLAALPSHVASLQVTQQSDTLSTVQWISPLYPNGMITNYRLIITHPDDVIPTDVTVDDTVRSYPLPNLESGILYEVLVMAINSAGAGPSVREVFYGSHLTPTIAPHNVTIIRFADGIFVTWNKLSASESRGNPTYVVQYQSTMPGSSSQNVTTLEKFAVIKNLASDKNYTVSVAAAVIINGKLMFGPSSASVMAPSVMGPSPATCVGESEEHGEGSDCTAILVLLVLFIVLFLTICLIAFILVFYQWKQLKSRRVDHESQSNSDSSNQGTQKLEMVDV; from the exons ATGACGGTTACATTAACATTATTGGAACTTGTACTCTTTTTTGGAGTTT GTCAAGCACAGCCTTCTGCTACAGTGGTTAGTAGTCCAGCAGAAAATGGGTCAAATGGTTTCCCCGTCTCTACTGCACTTACTCTAACATGTGTGATTACACCAACACCTGGCGATGGTGTTTCAGTATCTTATGAATGGGTTGAAACTTGTAACAGAGATGGTGGGAGTCCACCTTGTTTTGGGAGTGGTGGACTAACCACAGCTACTATTGGTACCAGTAGATTACAACCTTATGATAGTGGGACATATGAGTGTCGTCCTGTTGTTGATGGTTTGATGATTTTTAGTGGACCATTTGCTGTAAGAGTAACTG GGGCTGTGCTTGAGACAGTAGACGGTATAAATGCCATGGATATTGGAAATTACACATTCTATTATCATGACAATGTGCCACCAGTTATCTATTGCAAATCTGGTCTATCTGGTAACACATTATCTCTTGGAGGATGGTTCTTCAATGATCAACCAATTGGCGACGATCCTGTGAATTGTCCAGCTAGTACAAGTTTTGCAGCTGAAACACCATCATCTTCTAATCCTGGTGTATTGCCATTAGTACAGTGTAGTGGTTTTGGTGGTTTTCAGTTACACCTTCAATCTGAAGGATTATATACTTGTAGAATAATGGATATTGACTTTCAGATACATGTGCTTCAAGTTGGATTTTATTTTCGCAGAGGAG CACCAAGCCTATCAGGACCATTTATTCCAGATGCTAACTATACCATTGGAGTCACATTAAATGTTGGCTGTTTGGCTAATGGGCCTCCACCAGATCAGTTTTTCATGACCAGAAATGGTGTAGTAATTGATGATAGCTACAGTACTATAGAATACAGTGCTTCATCCGGTCAGTTTTTCATTCAGCATCCTATTCCATCACTGAGTCCTGATGACTATGGtgtttacacatgtacatacatgatcCCTGTGTTTAGTGGAGGGAACAGATCTAATTCAATACCTCTTGGTG GTCCAACGATTCCTCCACAGAACTTTACAGCTACATCTATTACAACTGAATCATTCACATTATCATGGACCCCCATGGCTGGCTTCCAACCAGGTGGTATTCAAATTGGATATGATATCATGTGCAACCCAGGAAACCGTCTCATCAGG TTTATTGGTAGTGTTAGCAGTGTTGTAGTGACAAGTCTCCTAAGCTACACAATGTATTCTTGTACCATCTTTGGTTACTCTCAAATTGTTGGTCCTGTGTCTGATCCACTGTCTATCACTACATTACAAGCAG CTCCATCAGAACCTCAGTCATTTGGGGTCACAGTTGTTAACTCAAGTGCTGTTTTTGTGTCATGGGAAGAACCTGCCATGATCAATGGAATATTATCACGCTATACCCTGTACTACTCTATTGGTGGTGTTGGGGACTCTATGCCTGTGGAAAATATG ACCCACACACACATCATTGCTAACCTTCAGCCATATCAAGAAATTACAGTGAACATTTCAGCTACAACTGGAGGTGGAGAGGGTCCATTTACTTTATCAATGACAGTCAGAACCTTAGCAGCCT TACCCAGTCACGTGGCATCACTACAAGTCACCCAACAATCAGATACATTGTCCACTGTACAATGGATATCTCCACTCTATCCCAATGGAATGATTACTAACTACAGACTGATCATAACTCATCCTGATGATGTAATTCCTACTGATGTTACTGTGGATGATACTGTGAGGTCCTATCCCTTACCAAATTTGG AATCTGGAATACTTTATGAAGTGTTAGTGATGGCAATAAACAGTGCAGGTGCTGGTCCTTCAGTGAGAGAAGTGTTCTATGGAAGTCATCTAA CTCCAACAATTGCACCTCATAATGTTACAATTATAAGATTTGCTGATGGGATTTTTGTTACATGGAATAAACTGTCTGCCAGTGAAAGTCGAGGAAACCCAACATACGTTGTACAGTACCAATCAACCATGCCAGGGAGTTCCTCACAAAATGTTACCACTTTAGAGAAATTTGCTGTGATCAAGAATCTTGCAAGTGACAAAAATTACACAGTATCAGTTGCAGCAGCTGTCATAATAAATGGCAAACTAATGTTTGGGCCAAGTAGCGCTAGTGTGATGGCTCCAAGTGTTATGGGTCCCAGTCCTG CAACATGTGTTGGAGAAAGTGAAGAACATGGAGAAGGAAGTGACTGTACTGCTATATTGGTGCTATTAGTATTGTTCATAGTTCTGTTCCTGACTATATGTTTGATAGCCTTTATTCTTGTCTTTTACCAGTGGAAGCAGTTGAAAAGTAGAAGAGTAGATCATGAGTCTCAATCCAA CAGTGATTCCTCAAATCAAGGAACACAAAAGTTGGAGATGGTAGATGTATAA
- the LOC136256435 gene encoding uncharacterized protein encodes MYTMRIILVLLELTLLTELCQAQTTATVVSSPAGDGSNGFPISTALNLTCVITPTPGDGVSVSYEWVETCNRDGGSPPCFGSGGLTTATIGTSRLQPYDSGTYECRPVVDGLMIFSVPFAVRVTGAVLETGEDKNAMDIGNYTFYYHDNVPPVIYCKSGLSGNTSSLGGWFFNDQPIGDDPVNCPASTSFAVETPSSSNPGVLSLVQCGGFGGFQLHLQSEGLYTCRIMDIDFQLHVLEVGFYIRREGTPSLSGPFIPDANYTNEVTLTVGCLANGPPPDQFFMTRNGVVIDDDYDAITHDTETSQHFIQYTIPSLSPDDYGVYTCTYMIPVFSGGSRSNSISLGGPTMPPQNFAATSITSESFTLSWTPIPGFQPGGLQIGYDITCNPGNDLIRVNGSVSSVAVTGLLSYTMYSCTIFGYSQIVGPVSDPLSITTLQAAPSEPQSFGVTVLNSSTVSVSWETPAMINGILSHYTLYYTVGGVVNSLTLTSIGAMTQTHIIADLQPYQEISANISATTGGGEGPSTTSMMVRTLADLPSHVASLQVTQQSDTLSTVQWTPPLYPNGMITNYRLIITRPDDVIPTDFTVDDDVRSYSLRNLESGILYEVLVMAVNDEGSGPSVREVFYGSQLTPTTAPRNVTVKRFIDGIFVSWNELLASESRGNPTYVVQYQSTMSGSSAQTVHTSEKFAVIENLVSDETYTVSVAAAVNASGGLMTGPSSSSVMAPSSGTGPTCSGGGGGSDCTAMLGVAVVFIVLFIICLIALLILIFYQWRQWKKDKEDHESQTNLTKTAFEFASRENFHLHSSQASIGVPRTQLLKQQQQQQQQQQQSQPKPPPPRVSESVKGVRPPSDVNIYETIDKRVKANQMKMEAAADQRASTGTAYESIDRKQKPTTAAPVNQYSLPKSKSKDQDVSDPYTIDATLERQRNKIITDIYADSLVTSANRESLNLEMFTPGSDMDWQTPQGGQPTSTNDGGMNDASNTGGNKTKPEDKVSLID; translated from the exons ATGTATACTATGAGGATTATATTGGTGTTATTGGAGCTTACACTGTTAACTGAACTTT GTCAAGCACAGACCACTGCCACAGTGGTTAGTAGTCCAGCAGGAGATGGTTCAAATGGTTTCCCCATTTCTACTGCACTTAATCTAACATGTGTGATTACACCAACACCTGGTGATGGTGTTTCAGTATCATATGAGTGGGTTGAAACTTGTAACAGAGATGGTGGGAGTCCACCTTGTTTTGGGAGTGGTGGACTAACCACAGCTACTATTGGTACCAGTAGATTACAACCTTATGATAGTGGGACATATGAGTGTCGTCCTGTTGTTGATGGTTTGATGATTTTTAGTGTACCATTTGCTGTAAGAGTAACTG GAGCTGTGCTTGAGACAGGAGAAGATAAAAATGCCATGGACATAGGAAATTACACATTCTATTATCATGACAATGTGCCACCAGTTATCTATTGCAAATCTGGTCTATCTGGCAACACATCATCTCTTGGAGGATGGTTCTTCAATGATCAACCAATTGGCGATGATCCTGTGAATTGTCCAGCTAGTACAAGTTTTGCAGTTGAAACACCATCATCTTCTAATCCTGGTGTATTGTCATTAGTACAGTGTGGTGGTTTTGGTGGTTTCCAGTTACACCTTCAATCTGAAGGATTATACACTTGTAGAATAATGGATATTGACTTTCAACTACATGTGCTTGAAGTTGGATTTTATATCCGCAGAGAAGGAA CACCAAGCCTATCAGGACCATTTATTCCAGATGCTAACTATACCAATGAAGTTACGTTAACTGTTGGCTGTTTGGCTAATGGGCCTCCACCAGACCAGTTTTTCATGACCAGAAATGGTGTAGTAATTGATGATGACTATGATGCTATAACACATGATACTGAAACAAGTCAACATTTCATACAGTACACTATTCCATCACTGAGTCCTGATGATTATGGTGTttatacatgcacatacatgatCCCTGTGTTTAGTGGAGGGAGCAGATCTAATTCAATATCTCTTGGTG GCCCAACAATGCCTCCACAGAACTTTGCAGCTACATCCATTACTTCTGAATCTTTTACATTATCATGGACTCCCATACCTGGCTTCCAACCAGGTGGTCTTCAAATAGGATATGATATTACATGTAATCCAGGAAATGACCTAATTAGG GTTAATGGCAGTGTTAGCAGTGTTGCAGTGACAGGTCTCCTAAGCTACACAATGTATTCTTGTACCATCTTTGGTTACTCTCAAATTGTTGGTCCTGTGTCTGATCCACTATCAATTACAACTTTACAAGCAG CTCCATCAGAACCTCAATCATTTGGGGTCACAGTTCTGAACTCAAGTACTGTTTCAGTGTCTTGGGAAACACCTGCTATGATCAATGGAATATTATCACACTATACTCTTTATTACACTGTTGGTGGCGTTGTGAATTCCTTGACTCTGACCAGCATTGGAGCTATG ACTCAGACACACATCATTGCCGACCTTCAACCATATCAAGAAATATCAGCGAACATTTCGGCTACAACTGGAGGTGGAGAAGGTCCATCTACTACTTCAATGATGGTCAGAACTTTAGCAGATT taccAAGTCATGTGGCATCACTACAAGTCACCCAACAATCAGATACATTGTCTACTGTACAATGGACACCTCCACTATATCCCAATGGAATGATCACTAACTACAGACTGATCATAACTCGTCCTGATGATGTAATTCCTACTGATTTTACTGTGGATGATGATGTGAGATCCTACTCCTTACGAAATTTGG AATCTGGAATACTGTATGAAGTATTAGTGATGGCAGTAAATGATGAAGGTAGTGGACCTTCAGTGAGAGAAGTGTTCTATGGAAGTCAGTTGA CTCCAACTACTGCTCCTCGTAATGTTACAGTTAAAAGATTTATTGACGGAATTTTTGTTTCATGGAATGAACTGTTGGCCAGTGAAAGCCGAGGAAATCCGACGTATGTTGTACAATATCAATCAACCATGTCAGGTAGCTCTGCTCAGACTGTCCATACTTCTGAGAAATTTGCCGTGATTGAGAATCTTGTCAGTGATGAGACCTATACAGTGTCAGTTGCAGCGGCTGTCAATGCAAGTGGTGGCCTAATGACTGGTCCAAGCAGTAGCAGTGTTATGGCTCCCAGTTCTG GTACAGGACCAACTTGTAGTGGAGGTGGGGGAGGAAGTGACTGTACTGCAATGTTGGGGGTTGCTGTAGTGTTCATTGTATTGTTCATAATTTGTTTGATTGCTCTACTAATACTGATCTTTTATCAGTGGAGACAGTGGAAAAAGGATAAAGAAGATCACGAATCTCAAACCAA CTTAACAAAGACTGCCTTTGAGTTTGCGTCTCGAGAGAACTTTCACCTGCACAGTAGTCAGGCTTCAATTGGTGTGCCACGAACTCAACTactaaaacaacaacaacaacaacaacaacaacaacaacaatcacAACCAAAACCACCACCTCCACGTGTCTCAGAATCTGTAAAAGGAGTCAGACCACCCAGTGATGTTAACATTTATGAGACTATTGATAAGAGGGTGAAGGCTAATCAGATGAAAATGGAAGCAGCTGCTGATCAACGAGCAAGCACTGGTACAGCATACGAAAGTATTGATAGGAAACAAAAGCCTACCACTGCAGCTCCAGTTAATCAGTACTCATTGCCAAAATCAAAATCCAAAGACCAAGATGTCAGTGATCCTTACACCATTGATGCAACATTGGAGAGGCaaagaaacaaaataataactgATATTTATGCTGATTCCTTAGTCACTTCTGCCAATCGTGAGTCACTCAATCTCGAGATGTTTACACCCGGTAGTGACATGGACTGGCAAACACCACAAGGTGGTCAGCCCACATCAACAAATGATGGAGGCATGAATGACGCCAGTAATACTGGAGGTAACAAGACTAAGCCTGAAGATAAAGTGTCACTGATTGACTAA